The following DNA comes from Thermus islandicus DSM 21543.
AGGTGGACAAGCCCCTTGGGGTCTTCAAGGTGATCCTGGAAGGAGGCCGGACCTCCGCCGGAAGAAGCCTCCTCTTCCTGGAGGACAACGCCAAGGCCGCCTACATTGAGGAGTACCTCTCCTTAGACCTCCCCCCCACCCTTCACCTCTCGGCCACGGAGATGGTCCTGAGACCCGGGGCGAGGCTCCGCCACGCCCACGTCCAGACCCTAGGCGAGGGCGTGTGGCACTTCCACCGGCAAAGGGCCCTTCTGGAGCGGGACGCGGGCCTCAACGACCTGGTGGTGAACCTGGGCGGGACCTACGCCCGGAGCGAGGTGGCCTCGGAGCTTCTGGGTCCCGGGGCCGAAAGCGAGATGCTCGGCCTCTACTTCGGCCACGGAAGGCAGCACTTTGACCACTACACCCTGCAGCACCACGTGGCGCACCACACGAGGAGCGACCTCCTCTACAAGGGGGCGGTGAAGGACGAGGCCCGGGCGGTTTTCTCCGGCCTCATCCGGCTGGAAAAGGGGGCCCAGAAGACGGACGCCTACCAGGCCAACCGGAACCTCCTCCTCTCCCCCACAGCCCGGGTGGACTCCATCCCCCAGCTGGAGATCGGGGCCAACGACGTGCGGTGCACCCACGGCTCCACCACCGCGCCCGTGGACGAGGTACAGCTCTTTTACCTGGAGTCCCGGGGCCTGCCCCGGAGCCTCGCCCAGGAGCTTCTGGTCAAGGCCCACCTGGCGGACGTCCTCACCCGCATCCCCCTTGCGGCCCTCCGGGCCCACATTGAGGCGGTGATTGAGGAAAAGGTACGCATCTAAGCCATGTGGACGGCCGTCGCTACGCTCAAGGAGTTCCAAAACGGCCGCCTGGTGGTGAAGCGGCCCGAGCACAGGAAGCCCATCCTCCTCCTCTACACAGGGGAGGAGGTCTTTGCCCTCGAGGACGTGTGCACCCACGACGACGGCCCCCTCCACGAGGGGGAGGTTGTGGACGGCAGGATCGTCTGCCCCCGGCACGGGGCCCGGTTTGACCTGAGGACGGGCCGGCAGACCCTCCCCGCCCCTAGGCCGGTGAAGGTCTTCCCGGCCCGGCTAGAGGGGGAGACCGTCCTCCTGGACCTTTAGGCCCAGGCCGCAGCCCGCCCCGGGGAGCGTCCCCGGGGCCGTTGTTCTTGACAGGGCGGAGAAAAAGGGCTAGGGTGGGGATACCCACCCCTCCTGGGGTGGGGTAGGGGGGACGAGAGATGCTGAGGCTCAAGGTAGAAGGCATGACCTGCAACCACTGCGTCATGGCGGTGAAGAAGGCGCTCCTCAAGGTGCCCGGGGTGGAGAGGGCCGAGGTCTCCCTGGAAAGGGGCGAGGCCCTGGTGGAGGGGGAGGCCGACCCCAAGGCCCTGATCCAGGCGGTGGAGGAGGAGGGATACAGGGCCGAGGTCCTGGCCTAGCCATGCCCCACCCCCACCTGCGCCTGGACCCCAGGACCCGGGAGGAGGCAAGGAGGCGGCTCCTCTCCGCCAAGGGCCATCTGGAGGGGGTCTTGCGCATGCTGGAGGACGAGGGGGTCTACTGCGTGGACGTCCTCAAGCAGCTCAAGGCCATCCAGGGGGCCCTGGACCGGATCGGGGAGATGGTCCTCAGGGCCCACCTCAGGGACCACGTGGCCACCGCCCACGAGCGGGGGGACGTAGAGGAAATCGTAGAGGAGCTCATGGAAGCCCTCAAGTACCGCTAGGAGGTAAGGATGCGCCGCTTCGGAGTTCTCCTTTTGCTGCTTCTGCCCGCCCTGGCCCAGCACGAGGGGCACGCCCCGCCGAAGGCGGGGGAGCGGGCTTTTCTTTCCGCCATGATCGCCCACCACGAAGGCGCCCTGGAGATGGCCCGCTATGCCCTGGAGAAGGCCAAGGATCGGCAGGTCCGGGCCTGGGCCGAGGCCGTTCTCAAGGCCCAGGAAAAGGAGATCGCCCTCATGCGCTCCTGGCTTCCGGGCCTGGGGGGTCTGGACCAGGGAGCCTACGGGGCCATGCGCCAGGAGATGGCGGGGATGCTCAAGCGCCTAAAGGAGGCCCAAGACCCTGATCGGGCCTTCGTGGAGGGGATGCTCCTCCATCACAAGGAAGCCGTGGAAATGGCCCTCGA
Coding sequences within:
- the sufD gene encoding Fe-S cluster assembly protein SufD — protein: MQVLDKTQVEALSQALGEPAWVLQRRLEALEAFARLPYPSKKDENWRYTDLSEAPLESPVEAPKGLRLSREGLPELVRRRLERTDVSGFLVFVGPDLAYAEVPEELLARGLVFTSLAEALKAHPEKVEAALFRAVHTEDKFAAKNSALFTHGAFLYVPKGLEVDKPLGVFKVILEGGRTSAGRSLLFLEDNAKAAYIEEYLSLDLPPTLHLSATEMVLRPGARLRHAHVQTLGEGVWHFHRQRALLERDAGLNDLVVNLGGTYARSEVASELLGPGAESEMLGLYFGHGRQHFDHYTLQHHVAHHTRSDLLYKGAVKDEARAVFSGLIRLEKGAQKTDAYQANRNLLLSPTARVDSIPQLEIGANDVRCTHGSTTAPVDEVQLFYLESRGLPRSLAQELLVKAHLADVLTRIPLAALRAHIEAVIEEKVRI
- a CDS encoding Rieske (2Fe-2S) protein, whose amino-acid sequence is MWTAVATLKEFQNGRLVVKRPEHRKPILLLYTGEEVFALEDVCTHDDGPLHEGEVVDGRIVCPRHGARFDLRTGRQTLPAPRPVKVFPARLEGETVLLDL
- a CDS encoding CopZ family metallochaperone; translation: MLRLKVEGMTCNHCVMAVKKALLKVPGVERAEVSLERGEALVEGEADPKALIQAVEEEGYRAEVLA
- a CDS encoding metal-sensitive transcriptional regulator translates to MPHPHLRLDPRTREEARRRLLSAKGHLEGVLRMLEDEGVYCVDVLKQLKAIQGALDRIGEMVLRAHLRDHVATAHERGDVEEIVEELMEALKYR
- a CDS encoding DUF305 domain-containing protein, yielding MRRFGVLLLLLLPALAQHEGHAPPKAGERAFLSAMIAHHEGALEMARYALEKAKDRQVRAWAEAVLKAQEKEIALMRSWLPGLGGLDQGAYGAMRQEMAGMLKRLKEAQDPDRAFVEGMLLHHKEAVEMALEALTSAKDRRVLDLARDIALTQTKEMHAFRLWLLR